A segment of the Streptococcus dysgalactiae subsp. dysgalactiae genome:
TTGGCATTTTTTTCATGGCTAATAGTGGTTGAAGGGCCATGTCCAGGGTAGACCTGATAATGATTAGGAAGGCTGAATAATTGAGTGTTAATGCTATCAATCAACTGCTCAAAGTTCCCCGTTGGCAGGTCTGTTCTACCAATGCTTTCTCGGAATAAGGCATCACCACTAATGACGAATGCTTCCTCAGGAAAGATAAAAGAAACCCCTCCAGCTGAGTGTCCAGGTGTTGGAACCACAATGAATTGACAACCTGCGATGTCATAAGCAGTGTGGTATTGAAAAATCTCTTCAGCAGGTTGGCAGATAATATCAGGAAGATCTGCGTGACGAATCAGCCCAGAAAGGTTCATCTCAGGAGTGTAAAGCCAAGTGGCTTCTTCGTTAGCTACATAGACAGGTGGCTGGCCAAATGCTTCCCTAACCGCCTCCAAACTCATGATATGATCATAATGGGTATGCGTCAGCAAAATAGCCGCAAGTGGTTTATTTAATTCTTTGATACGGTCAATAATAGCCTTACCATTGCTACCAGGATCGACCACCAAAATACCTTGGTCAGTTACCAGTAGGTAAGTATTTTCCTCTGCAACGGGGTTCGTTATTGTAATAGGTGTCATATGCTGAGTCATTTTAAACGTGATGTCCTTTCTAATGTGTCTTTGGTTATTAGGTTAAGTCAAACAGTTTCATTTGCCATATTCTATCAGAAAAATGAGCAAAGGCGTAGCATTTAAAAGATACCCTTTGTGA
Coding sequences within it:
- a CDS encoding MBL fold metallo-hydrolase encodes the protein MTPITITNPVAEENTYLLVTDQGILVVDPGSNGKAIIDRIKELNKPLAAILLTHTHYDHIMSLEAVREAFGQPPVYVANEEATWLYTPEMNLSGLIRHADLPDIICQPAEEIFQYHTAYDIAGCQFIVVPTPGHSAGGVSFIFPEEAFVISGDALFRESIGRTDLPTGNFEQLIDSINTQLFSLPNHYQVYPGHGPSTTISHEKNANPFFH